A genomic segment from Spinacia oleracea cultivar Varoflay chromosome 3, BTI_SOV_V1, whole genome shotgun sequence encodes:
- the LOC110804166 gene encoding zeatin O-glucosyltransferase produces the protein MAELLANSDDNGYKHNQVAVVAIPLPAQGHINPLFNLSHLIASYEIPVHFVGFVSHNRQAKLRAHGLDQTNSPVNIISFHDPPFTSLPSPREPNKTSKFPIHLQCISEVCHLLRHPTSQLLRALSAKYRRIIVIHDSLMASVIQDIKSIQNAESYTFHTSSAFTIFFTIWESIINKPFNLTSDIPKHVPTGNGCYSPEFNKFIANQYKLLNLSSGRLYNTCRPLEDKYMDLNTKLPANEKLKLFAVGPINPMMKASYKARSKNKHECLDWLDQQERDSVIYVSFGTTTSMAEEQIKELADGLERSAQKFVWVLRDADKVDIFKEDGLLKGHDHDQLPEGYEERVKGLGLVLRDWAPQLEILGHPATGGFISHCGWNSCLESLSMGVPIITWPMHSDQPKNSMLVTEVLRVGVVVKDWARRDELITSNAVESAIRRLMASNEGEGIRKRARELGNVVRKSAAKGGTSCSELDSFVSHITR, from the coding sequence ATGGCTGAATTGCTTGCCAATAGTGATGATAATGGATATAAGCATAACCAAGTAGCAGTCGTAGCGATCCCTCTTCCAGCTCAAGGCCACATTAACCCGCTCTTCAACCTTTCCCACCTCATCGCCTCTTACGAAATTCCTGTCCACTTTGTTGGCTTTGTTAGCCACAACCGACAAGCCAAACTTCGAGCCCATGGTCTTGACCAAACAAACTCACCTGTTAACATAATCAGTTTTCATGATCCCCCTTTCACTTCTCTCCCTTCGCCTCGTGAACCAAACAAGACTAGTAAATTCCCTATTCATCTCCAATGTATTTCCGAGGTTTGTCACCTACTCCGTCACCCTACCTCTCAGCTTTTACGAGCCCTTTCAGCTAAGTACCGAAGAATCATAGTCATTCATGACAGTCTAATGGCTTCAGTCATCCAAGACATTAAATCTATCCAAAATGCAGAGTCTTACACTTTCCATACTAGTTCTGCTTTCACCATCTTCTTCACGATATGGGAATCAATCATTAATAAACCATTTAATCTAACCTCAGATATCCCAAAACATGTTCCAACTGGTAATGGTTGCTATAGCCCGGAATTCAACAAGTTTATAGCTAATCAATACAAGCTATTGAACTTAAGTTCTGGAAGACTATACAACACTTGCAGACCACTTGAAGATAAGTACATGGATCTGAATACAAAACTTCCTGCCAATGAAAAATTGAAGCTGTTCGCTGTTGGCCCAATAAACCCAATGATGAAGGCGTCGTACAAAGCTAGGTCAAAGAACAAACACGAGTGCCTAGATTGGCTTGATCAGCAAGAGAGGGACTCGGTGATCTATGTTTCGTTTGGGACTACAACGTCCATGGCAGAGGAACAGATCAAGGAATTGGCAGATGGACTGGAGAGGAGCGCGCAGAAGTTTGTGTGGGTGTTGAGAGATGCTGACAAAGTAGACATTTTCAAAGAAGATGGGTTGCTAAAAGGCCATGATCATGATCAGTTACCTGAGGGGTACGAGGAGAGAGTTAAAGGCCTTGGATTGGTATTAAGAGATTGGGCACCCCAGCTAGAGATTCTAGGACATCCAGCTACTGGAGGATTTATAAGTCATTGTGGCTGGAATTCTTGCCTTGAAAGCTTAAGTATGGGAGTGCCAATTATAACATGGCCTATGCACTCAGATCAGCCAAAGAACAGTATGTTGGTTACAGAGGTGTTAAGAGTTGGTGTGGTTGTCAAAGATTGGGCTCGCCGTGATGAGCTTATAACATCGAATGCAGTAGAGAGTGCTATCAGAAGATTGATGGCATCAAATGAAGGAGAAGGGATAAGGAAAAGGGCAAGAGAATTGGGAAATGTAGTCAGAAAATCAGCTGCCAAAGGTGGTACCTCTTGCTCAGAACTGGATTCTTTTGTGTCCCATATTACCAGATAA
- the LOC110804155 gene encoding uncharacterized protein, with product MKDHSLIEEREELMISLNSNNHNQTPTLRNSHFLKPTLNPRNQPFPKPPSFSLSSKPNKNLPKIKVHFKGRLTPQMNWDLWVTNLQQTHESTWKKVGIFDAIRASTYNLMRDNELIFGLARNWCPKTNTFVFSWGECSITLEDVMILGGFSVLGECVKTPFQSREIEEIENTLVSVFPRDRKSSWYQIKQNEWMDYFMDFGGELEHIAFLVLWLSRYVFSTKYFCQISPYVFPIAIALARGTRIALAPAVLASIYRDLSLLKEKTLGFVQNDKSKLVLWALFQLVQVWAWERFPTLGPKPIALFHGEPRLARWQNLSKLKNKLAWVDFESLGVSFLWRPYALSVENWKFPEFYCDEEMSVLIDSGVGEELLSFAKCLRACELVGFDCTEQYLPQRIGMQFGFDQDIPSFIPRSNDSEELAWSSYDVPLNGVELYLSPRLFKGDVTVQYFDWFMTASCPGYNIVSTYKRQRILTSCAGEARGKMSTKLNVVCSSPASNVPVTPCSALCVEAKANHVISMEAPSCLASSECILASHCLKEAESKNFDSSNLHSVAEAITGTSASCNDKKISLNKSHVDNHDPGFEIDIEKGVRGMDTVMEQVGKCRENCVNKSVNGAAMMQTGTTPSYSKGTTSPRDSLYIIDEAIPTHITQRVELDNEAAASSLKTLTDDEHGNKCVNVKLVSGSIDDPVIIDHDNNDDSEVEARISKLERLVSRIQAAKLRVQASKTKGI from the coding sequence ATGAAAGACCATTCCCtaattgaggagagagaagagctAATGATTTCCCTAAATAGTAATAATCATAATCAAACTCCAACATTAAGAAACTCCCATTTCCTTAAACCAACTCTAAACCCCAGAAATCAACCCTTTCCAAAACCCCCTTCTTTTTCTCTATCCTCTAAACCCAACAAAAATCTCCCCAAAATTAAGGTTCATTTCAAAGGAAGGCTAACACCCCAGATGAATTGGGACTTATGGGTTACCAATTTGCAACAAACCCATGAATCTACTTGGAAAAAAGTTGGCATCTTTGATGCAATCAGGGCTTCTACTTACAATTTAATGAGAGATAATGAGCTTATCTTTGGATTAGCTCGTAATTGGTGTCCTAAAACTAAcacttttgtattttcttggggTGAATGTAGTATTACTTTGGAAGATGTTATGATTTTAGGTGGGTTTTCTGTTTTGGGTGAGTGTGTTAAAACCCCATTTCAAAGCAGAGAGATTGAGGAAATTGAGAATACATTGGTTAGTGTTTTCCCTCGAGATAGAAAGAGTAGTTGGTACCAAATCAAGCAGAACGAGTGGATGGATTATTTCATGGATTTTGGGGGTGAATTGGAGCATATTGCATTCCTTGTATTATGGTTGTCAAGGTACGTGTTTTCGACAAAGTATTTCTGTCAAATTTCGCCCTATGTTTTCCCTATTGCTATTGCTCTTGCTAGAGGTACTAGAATTGCACTTGCTCCTGCTGTTTTAGCTTCAATTTATAGAGATTTGAGTTTGTTAAAAGAAAAAACTTTAGGGTTTGTGCAAAATGATAAAAGCAAACTTGTTCTTTGGGCACTTTTCCAATTAGTTCAGGTTTGGGCTTGGGAGAGGTTCCCTACATTGGGTCCGAAGCCTATTGCTCTCTTTCATGGTGAGCCAAGGTTAGCTCGTTGGCAAAACTTATCCAAGTTAAAAAATAAGTtagcctgggttgattttgagTCTCTTGGTGTGAGCTTTTTGTGGAGACCCTATGCTTTATCTGTGGAAAATTGGAAGTTCCCGGAGTTCTATTGTGATGAAGAGATGTCAGTCTTAATAGATTCCGGGGTAGGGGAGGAGTTGTTGTCATTTGCAAAATGCTTGAGAGCATGTGAGTTGGTTGGTTTTGATTGTACAGAGCAGTACCTCCCACAAAGAATAGGGATGCAATTTGGATTCGATCAAGATATTCCGAGTTTTATTCCTAGATCAAATGACAGTGAAGAGCTTGCTTGGAGTAGCTATGATGTACCTCTTAATGGTGTGGAGTTATATCTGTCTCCCAGATTGTTCAAGGGGGATGTCACTGTTCAATATTTTGATTGGTTTATGACAGCATCATGTCCAGGTTACAATATTGTTTCGACCTACAAACGACAGAGGATTCTGACAAGTTGTGCAGGGGAAGCAAGAGGCAAAATGTCCACGAAATTAAATGTGGTTTGTTCATCTCCTGCAAGCAATGTCCCTGTGACTCCTTGTTCTGCTCTTTGTGTTGAGGCGAAAGCGAATCATGTTATTAGCATGGAGGCTCCTAGTTGTTTAGCTTCTTCTGAGTGTATATTGGCATCTCATTGTCTAAAGGAAGCGGAGTCCAAGAATTTTGATTCGAGTAACTTGCATAGTGTTGCTGAGGCGATTACTGGAACTAGTGCATCTTGCAATGATAAGAAGATTAGTCTCAACAAAAGCCATGTTGACAATCATGATCCAGGTTTTGAGATTGATATTGAGAAGGGTGTTAGGGGAATGGATACTGTAATGGAACAAGTGGGAAAATGCAGGGAGAATTGTGTTAACAAAAGTGTCAATGGTGCCGCTATGATGCAGACTGGAACCACCCCATCTTACAGCAAAGGCACAACCAGTCCTAGAGATAGCCTTTATATTATTGATGAAGCAATTCCAACTCATATTACACAGAGGGTTGAACTTGATAATGAAGCTGCTGCTAGCTCACTGAAAACTCTAACGGACGATGAACATGGCAATAAGTGTGTAAATGTCAAGTTAGTGAGCGGTTCAATTGATGATCCTGTGATTATCGATCATGACAACAATGATGATTCTGAAGTTGAAGCTAGGATTAGTAAACTTGAGAGACTTGTTTCTAGGATACAAGCTGCTAAGTTACGGGTCCAAGCCTCCAAGACAAAGGGCATATAA
- the LOC110804156 gene encoding uncharacterized protein yields MVLASAGSKIEIPNENPPSFQEIEVQNPSNVPKNKQVSVVDLIISGKSEHNSVEEGREFEVCKSKLDTDEASKNLQNDSLAEAANQSTYIKPFNNSADAGLIVSIDEDREEDEHWFTRNSDYHRQPDRSYNMMIPGHHTVSICTNLVQFISYFFIYYPHHQRNPRESRDTDGLTSFAEEGLGPCIQSQPSHECGYLGHPSLSGGNSKEDDASEKVSQLQKSPALSLIDDGGQSSCCAKLLFDADESPNTLLAKEVPEATQANKCAVVEMETMSGSGGDKMPSQIHMNYEVTDAASHDLDGRIKHNIKKAPAYLASSGNGSLDNPVIIDDEKENFKFDPFEVFGTELDCRIKKLECVVFTFQDANN; encoded by the exons ATGGTTTTAGCTTCGGCTGGCAGTAAAATAGAAATACCAAATGAAAATCCCCCATCTTTTCAGGAAATTGAAGTTCAAAATCCTTCCAATGTGCCTAAGAATAAGCAAGTAAGTGTAGTAGATTTGATAATATCTGGAAAAAGTGAGCACAATTCTGTAGAGGAAGGCAGGGAATTTGAGGTGTGTAAGAGCAAGTTGGACACGGATGAAGCAAGCAAGAATTTACAGAATGACTCATTAGCTGAAGCAGCCAATCAAAGTACATACATCAAGCCATTCAACAATTCAGCTGATGCCGGTTTAATAGTCAGTATTGATGAAGATAGGGAGGAAG ACGAACATTGGTTCACCAGAAATTCAGACTATCATAGACAACCGGACAGGTCATATAATATGATGATCCCCGGCCATCACACTGTCTCCATATGTACGAACCTTGTACAATTCATCTCGTACTTCTTCATATATTATCCACACCACCAAAGAAACCCTCGGGAGTCTAGGGATACGGATGGCCTAACTTCATTTGCTGAGGAG GGGTTAGGCCCATGTATCCAATCCCAACCGTCACATGAATGTGGTTATCTCGGGCACCCTTCATTGTCAGGAGGAAATTCGAAGGAGGATGATGCGTCAGAGAAGGTGTCACAACTTCAGAAAAGTCCTGCTTTATCATTGATTGATGATGGTGGGCAGAGCTCATGCTGTGCAAAGCTATTGTTCGATGCTGATGAGAGTCCTAACACACTGTTGGCTAAGGAAGTCCCAGAGGCTACTCAGGCTAATAAATGTGCAGTAGTGGAGATGGAGACAATGAGCGGAAGTGGTGGAGATAAAATGCCATCTCAAatccatatgaattatgaagTGACAGATGCAGCATCACATGATTTAGATGGGAGGATAAAGCATAATATCAAGAAAGCTCCTGCGTATTTAGCTTCATCGGGGAATGGTTCACTTGATAATCCTGTGATTATCGATGATGAaaaggaaaatttcaaatttgacCCTTTTGAAGTGTTTGGTACTGAACTTGACTGTAGGATAAAAAAGCTTGAGTGTGTTGTTTTCACTTTTCAGGATGCGAACAATTAA